One window from the genome of Paenibacillus azoreducens encodes:
- a CDS encoding TIGR02530 family flagellar biosynthesis protein produces the protein MNERLTIGQLYPGKIYPAAQNASAHKISQQENRTDSFDRIFQNELLKFSNHAAKRLEQRGIELKGDELLQIQNAVDKAAAKGSKESLILMKDMALIVNVANRTVVTAMDGNSMKDNVFTQIDSAVVIS, from the coding sequence ATGAACGAACGATTGACCATCGGGCAGCTGTATCCTGGCAAAATATATCCTGCGGCGCAGAATGCATCTGCTCATAAGATTTCGCAGCAGGAGAACCGAACGGACTCGTTTGACCGAATTTTCCAGAATGAGCTGCTCAAATTCAGCAATCATGCGGCAAAACGCCTGGAACAAAGAGGAATCGAGTTAAAAGGAGACGAACTCCTCCAGATTCAAAACGCGGTAGACAAGGCAGCTGCCAAAGGAAGCAAAGAGTCGCTGATCCTGATGAAGGATATGGCGCTCATTGTAAATGTGGCTAACCGGACCGTCGTTACCGCGATGGACGGGAATTCGATGAAGGATAACGTGTTTACTCAAATTGACAGCGCGGTTGTCATTTCTTGA
- the flgG gene encoding flagellar basal body rod protein FlgG: protein MLRSMYSGVSGMRGFQTKLDVIGNNIANVNTVGFKSGRVMFKDVMSQTVAGVTAPNDTDQGGVNAKQIGLGVSIGSIDTIHLGGSAMVTNQQTDLRIDGDGFFLVKMTGDQEEPFLTRAGDFHVDAEKNLVTSDGFLVCDSNGDAIKLGDETVAFSIAQDGTIIQKQGDGETDQQIKIGIGKVVNPEGLEKIGGNLYRMTVNANPDGTLDPTTANNAEAGTGAIIAGQLEMSNVDLTGEFTEMIVAQRGFQANSRIITTSDEVLQEVVNLKR, encoded by the coding sequence ATGTTGAGATCCATGTATTCAGGCGTTTCGGGTATGCGCGGTTTTCAAACGAAGCTGGACGTAATCGGCAACAACATCGCCAACGTGAATACCGTCGGCTTTAAATCCGGACGCGTGATGTTTAAAGACGTGATGAGCCAAACAGTTGCCGGCGTGACTGCGCCGAATGACACCGACCAGGGCGGGGTTAACGCCAAGCAAATCGGTCTGGGCGTCTCAATCGGTTCGATTGATACCATTCATCTTGGCGGCAGCGCCATGGTAACGAACCAGCAGACAGATCTGCGGATTGACGGAGACGGCTTTTTTCTGGTCAAGATGACTGGGGATCAAGAGGAACCGTTTTTAACTCGTGCAGGTGATTTTCATGTTGACGCCGAGAAAAATCTTGTAACATCAGATGGTTTTCTCGTATGCGATTCCAATGGCGACGCTATCAAGTTAGGGGATGAAACAGTAGCATTCTCCATTGCCCAGGATGGTACCATTATACAGAAGCAAGGTGATGGAGAAACAGACCAGCAAATAAAGATTGGGATCGGCAAGGTCGTAAATCCGGAAGGCCTTGAGAAAATCGGAGGCAATCTGTACCGCATGACCGTCAATGCCAATCCGGACGGTACACTTGATCCGACAACGGCGAACAACGCGGAAGCTGGCACCGGCGCAATCATCGCTGGCCAGCTCGAGATGTCCAACGTCGACCTGACAGGGGAGTTTACGGAAATGATCGTAGCCCAGCGCGGATTCCAAGCCAACTCGCGCATCATCACAACCTCTGACGAAGTGCTTCAGGAGGTCGTGAATCTGAAGCGGTAA
- a CDS encoding flagellar hook capping FlgD N-terminal domain-containing protein: protein MASNNISTSNVWPNYSASNVAKASAKQQTLGKDQFLKILITQLKNQDPMQPLEDKEFIAQMAQFSSVEQLMNISGQLTAMNQSLGNVSGLIGKEISWLDNGNPEKGEKGSGEMKSGIVTSILVKDGVQYATVGSLAIPLTKIIEIKDVPKEGEIPPKDGVPPKDGVPPKDEVPPKDGESPAETPAEGNPSQAAPQPGSPAGSQDANGSGSGESA from the coding sequence ATGGCGTCGAACAACATATCTACCAGTAATGTTTGGCCTAACTATTCGGCCTCAAACGTAGCCAAAGCGAGTGCCAAACAACAGACGCTGGGCAAAGACCAGTTCCTGAAAATTTTGATTACGCAGCTGAAAAACCAGGACCCGATGCAGCCGCTGGAAGACAAGGAATTTATCGCGCAGATGGCCCAGTTTTCTTCGGTTGAACAGCTCATGAACATTTCGGGCCAGTTGACGGCGATGAACCAGTCCCTGGGCAATGTATCCGGACTCATCGGGAAAGAGATTTCCTGGCTGGATAATGGCAATCCGGAGAAAGGCGAGAAGGGCAGCGGCGAAATGAAATCAGGGATCGTCACTTCGATTTTGGTTAAAGACGGCGTTCAGTACGCAACCGTTGGTTCGCTTGCGATACCGCTGACCAAAATAATCGAAATCAAGGATGTGCCTAAAGAAGGCGAAATCCCGCCGAAGGATGGGGTTCCACCTAAGGATGGAGTTCCTCCGAAGGATGAGGTTCCGCCGAAAGATGGTGAATCGCCTGCGGAAACGCCTGCTGAGGGAAATCCGAGCCAGGCGGCACCGCAACCGGGTTCACCTGCAGGATCGCAGGATGCAAATGGCTCCGGAAGCGGTGAATCGGCATGA
- a CDS encoding flagellar FlbD family protein: MISVTRLNGSPLWLNALLIETVEETPDTYITLVTGKRMIVLEKAAEVIALVKQYNQEIGIHNATIKVQQMEENS, encoded by the coding sequence ATGATTTCTGTTACCCGATTAAACGGCTCACCATTATGGCTGAACGCTCTGCTTATCGAAACAGTGGAAGAAACGCCAGACACATATATTACATTGGTCACGGGCAAACGCATGATTGTTTTGGAAAAAGCAGCTGAGGTCATCGCCTTGGTGAAGCAATACAATCAGGAAATAGGCATACATAATGCCACAATAAAAGTGCAACAAATGGAGGAAAACTCATGA
- a CDS encoding flagellar hook-length control protein FliK, with product MSLIFQNIASGNMQSGNTSAAGSKQAAGASEAAGAFNQSLTQMMAGEATQPNGTAFIGAGTLLEGLLKLAGANAAGEDENADGQNIADLLQSLVAEPDKLDEAIAADPELLAALQGWLGQIQILLNQANPVDDGTLAADEHAWTGPLAENPATIRFVVQDGLAQLASMLKEPQGNSQVQMQAAQLIQSFQDIMTEALPVQPKQTSAQTNAASVPNHAAGSAAAQIDTKDLDKLLNLMRQPQDSNGAKIQTVPAVLTKSGGSDQALNSWLKGEMSSGQEQATAADNQEHANDLFDSQNTVTAGQLVLRQGINGSAKMAPTQAPVPVEKFSQEMSGFVVNKLEFVKQHGVSEARITLYPERLGQVDIKLTMQNGQLVAQFTTEHAATRDLLEQQMSQLRSSLQTQGVQVEKLVVTQNPSPQSQMYHDGRQPGSGQQQSNRRSKEKDAPTDDALKVAELGEELKEWLAEQEQTDGGNTFTAKA from the coding sequence ATGAGTCTTATATTCCAAAACATTGCTAGCGGAAACATGCAAAGCGGTAATACATCCGCGGCAGGGAGCAAGCAAGCAGCCGGAGCAAGCGAAGCGGCTGGAGCATTCAACCAGTCATTAACGCAAATGATGGCAGGAGAAGCAACGCAGCCAAATGGAACAGCTTTCATTGGTGCAGGCACGCTGCTCGAAGGCCTGCTGAAACTCGCCGGGGCGAATGCGGCCGGAGAAGATGAGAATGCCGATGGACAAAACATTGCCGATTTACTGCAAAGCTTGGTAGCAGAGCCGGACAAGCTGGACGAGGCGATTGCAGCCGATCCCGAACTGCTTGCGGCGCTTCAGGGCTGGCTTGGTCAAATTCAAATTTTGCTAAACCAGGCGAATCCGGTTGACGACGGGACTCTGGCCGCTGATGAACATGCATGGACAGGTCCTCTGGCCGAAAACCCGGCCACAATCCGCTTTGTCGTACAGGACGGACTGGCGCAGTTGGCTTCCATGCTGAAAGAGCCGCAAGGAAACAGTCAGGTTCAAATGCAGGCCGCCCAGCTGATTCAGTCGTTTCAGGACATTATGACCGAAGCGCTGCCTGTACAGCCTAAGCAAACTTCGGCACAAACGAATGCCGCTTCCGTCCCTAATCATGCAGCCGGATCTGCAGCAGCTCAAATCGATACGAAGGATTTGGACAAGCTTCTGAATTTGATGCGGCAGCCGCAGGATTCAAACGGAGCGAAGATACAAACGGTACCGGCGGTATTGACTAAAAGCGGAGGTTCCGACCAGGCGCTGAACTCATGGCTCAAAGGAGAAATGTCTTCAGGCCAAGAACAGGCAACGGCGGCTGACAACCAAGAGCATGCAAACGATCTGTTCGATTCGCAAAATACCGTTACAGCGGGACAATTGGTTTTGAGGCAAGGCATTAACGGTTCGGCCAAAATGGCGCCAACACAAGCTCCAGTGCCTGTCGAAAAGTTTTCCCAGGAAATGAGCGGTTTTGTCGTAAACAAGCTGGAGTTCGTTAAGCAGCATGGGGTTTCGGAAGCCAGAATTACGCTGTATCCGGAACGTTTGGGTCAAGTGGATATCAAACTGACGATGCAAAATGGACAGCTTGTAGCACAGTTTACGACTGAGCATGCCGCGACAAGAGATCTCCTGGAACAGCAAATGAGCCAGCTCCGCTCCTCGCTGCAGACGCAGGGAGTGCAGGTGGAAAAGCTCGTGGTAACCCAAAATCCGTCGCCGCAGTCGCAGATGTACCACGACGGACGCCAGCCTGGTTCGGGACAGCAGCAATCCAATCGCCGTTCCAAAGAAAAAGATGCGCCTACAGATGATGCGCTAAAGGTGGCCGAACTTGGGGAAGAGCTGAAGGAGTGGCTCGCCGAGCAGGAGCAGACCGATGGCGGAAATACGTTTACAGCAAAAGCCTAG
- a CDS encoding flagellar basal body-associated FliL family protein, translated as MKKMLPWLITILLAITLIVVAVVLLTPQLLGKANNNPNSAAQAIEVRRYSADELVEMTSEITSIKTNLADQDYVASMNFAFQLNDKKSKEEFEKIKEFKIKPIIIKTLNDTKPEELKGSGGKDQLSAKLINLINKTLTQGKLNQIEITDYLVVPI; from the coding sequence ATGAAGAAAATGCTGCCTTGGCTCATAACCATACTTCTGGCTATCACACTGATCGTAGTTGCAGTAGTTCTGCTGACACCCCAGCTGCTTGGAAAAGCGAATAATAATCCAAACTCCGCGGCCCAGGCGATCGAGGTAAGAAGATATTCAGCGGATGAACTTGTGGAAATGACATCTGAAATTACGAGTATCAAGACCAATCTTGCAGATCAGGATTATGTCGCATCGATGAATTTTGCGTTCCAATTGAACGATAAGAAATCCAAAGAAGAATTCGAGAAGATTAAAGAGTTCAAGATCAAGCCGATTATTATCAAAACGCTTAACGATACCAAGCCGGAAGAACTGAAAGGTTCAGGGGGCAAGGACCAATTGAGCGCAAAATTGATCAATCTGATCAATAAGACACTGACTCAAGGGAAATTAAATCAGATCGAAATCACAGATTATCTGGTCGTGCCGATCTAA
- the fliM gene encoding flagellar motor switch protein FliM — translation MVDVLSQNEIDALLAALSSGEMDAEELKKEETQKKVRSYDFKRAVRFSKDHIRSLTRIHENFARYLTTYFSAQLRTFVQISVVQVEQLPYDEFIRSIPKMTILNIFEAEPLKGRMVLEVHPNVAYAMLDRLLGGIGNAPTKINTLTEIETTIMERIFSRAFDSLAEAWKTVLDISPRMEAMETNPQFMQIVSPNETIALISLSTKIGDTTGMINLCIPHVVLEPIMSKLSAHQWFISEKKSSLPEEAESLKHRISQAKLNIIAELGSSHITVSEFLGLSVGDVISLNKEVEGGLSIKVGDRLKFIGSPGTLKDRVAVQIDEIVSEGVEEFDE, via the coding sequence TTGGTTGATGTATTATCGCAAAATGAGATTGATGCGCTTCTTGCCGCGCTTTCATCCGGCGAGATGGATGCGGAGGAACTGAAAAAGGAGGAAACGCAGAAGAAGGTCCGTTCCTATGATTTTAAGCGGGCGGTGCGTTTTTCCAAGGATCATATCCGCAGCCTGACGCGTATTCACGAAAATTTTGCCCGTTATTTAACGACTTATTTTTCGGCACAGCTCCGGACTTTCGTGCAAATCAGCGTGGTTCAGGTGGAGCAGCTTCCGTATGACGAATTTATCCGTTCCATTCCAAAAATGACGATTTTGAACATATTTGAAGCCGAGCCTTTAAAAGGGAGGATGGTGCTTGAAGTCCATCCGAACGTGGCGTATGCCATGCTGGATCGCCTGCTGGGCGGGATAGGCAATGCGCCTACGAAAATCAATACGCTCACAGAGATTGAGACAACCATCATGGAGCGCATTTTCAGCCGCGCTTTCGATAGTCTTGCAGAGGCATGGAAAACGGTGTTGGATATCTCTCCGCGGATGGAAGCGATGGAAACGAATCCGCAGTTTATGCAAATCGTTTCCCCGAATGAAACGATCGCGTTGATATCGCTAAGCACGAAAATCGGCGACACGACAGGAATGATCAATCTTTGTATTCCGCATGTGGTGCTCGAGCCGATCATGTCGAAGCTGTCGGCGCACCAGTGGTTTATATCGGAGAAAAAATCCAGCCTGCCTGAAGAGGCGGAGTCGCTGAAGCACCGGATCAGCCAAGCCAAATTGAATATCATCGCCGAGCTTGGATCCTCCCATATTACGGTTTCCGAATTTTTGGGCTTGAGCGTTGGTGACGTCATCAGCCTCAATAAAGAGGTGGAAGGCGGCTTGTCGATCAAGGTGGGAGACCGCCTGAAATTCATTGGAAGTCCGGGCACGCTCAAGGACCGGGTAGCCGTTCAAATTGACGAGATTGTCAGTGAAGGGGTTGAGGAATTTGACGAATAA
- a CDS encoding MotE family protein: protein MADKDFEIDQESAGRFERFLFFMIPIIFTIVLIGVLLTLFNVNIRNDVLGFAQKIPIVKNWVPEPTKDPAKKKLDDTKDQVKSAEATIKELKNQLAAKDKDLEQAKQAKTEQDQKLKNMQEQIDSIQNSQTEAAGQGAGAQEADPYDKQIKDLAKMYANMSPSKAAPIMQNLTTEEMVQLLSAMKNDNRTAILAKMDPKIAADVTMKLKDAVSSSDLAVAALQSRVHKDAADGKSGTSSGLDKSQISQTFASMPADSAAALLLSTYKISPDKVLKILNDVTDSTRSGILDAMSKKDAKTAAVILNKLMNK from the coding sequence GTGGCAGATAAAGATTTTGAGATAGACCAGGAGTCTGCAGGGAGATTTGAGAGGTTTCTGTTTTTTATGATTCCGATCATTTTTACGATCGTGCTGATCGGGGTGCTTCTCACCCTCTTTAATGTAAATATCCGGAACGATGTGCTGGGTTTTGCCCAAAAAATACCGATCGTCAAAAACTGGGTTCCTGAACCCACCAAGGATCCCGCGAAAAAGAAACTTGATGATACAAAAGACCAGGTTAAGAGCGCGGAAGCGACGATTAAAGAGCTAAAGAACCAACTGGCTGCCAAGGATAAGGATTTGGAACAAGCCAAGCAAGCGAAAACCGAGCAGGATCAGAAGCTGAAAAATATGCAGGAGCAGATTGATTCCATTCAGAACTCGCAAACGGAAGCCGCCGGACAAGGAGCAGGGGCGCAGGAAGCGGATCCTTATGATAAGCAGATCAAGGACTTGGCCAAAATGTACGCGAACATGAGTCCGAGCAAAGCGGCGCCCATCATGCAAAACTTGACGACGGAAGAAATGGTTCAGCTGCTTAGCGCAATGAAAAACGACAATCGAACGGCCATTTTGGCAAAAATGGATCCGAAAATTGCCGCGGACGTGACCATGAAGCTGAAGGATGCCGTTTCCTCAAGCGATTTGGCCGTAGCGGCTTTGCAGTCAAGAGTTCATAAGGATGCGGCGGATGGGAAAAGCGGGACGTCATCCGGATTGGATAAGTCGCAGATCAGTCAAACATTTGCAAGCATGCCGGCAGATAGCGCAGCCGCCCTGCTGCTGTCGACTTATAAAATTTCGCCCGATAAAGTGCTGAAAATCCTGAACGACGTAACCGATTCGACCCGCTCCGGCATCCTTGACGCCATGAGCAAGAAGGATGCCAAAACCGCGGCTGTCATTTTGAATAAGCTCATGAACAAATAA
- the fliY gene encoding flagellar motor switch phosphatase FliY has product MTNNEYLSQEEIDALLKQSESDHSGGGGAVTVNDYLTPLEQDALGEIGNITFGSAATALSTLLGKKVEITTPKVSIITREQFESEFPKPHVAIHVTYVDGFEGINSLVIKTRDAQVIADLMLGGEGNPGDQELNDIHISAVQEAMNQMMGSSATSMSTIFNRFVNISPPGIDILDVASGDGVSSLPADQTLIKISFRLTIGDLIDSTIMQLLPIQFAKDMVNMLINGTEPIEQIIEETAAAVEAPKSPAAQATPQPMPEQPGAGQQPPAYPGGYGVPGQGVPAAMSGYDPNMPMPPYGMPQHYGAQHNRNVNVQPVQFSNLQSGALGSVDQNNLNLLMDIPLKVTVELGRTQKQIKDILEMSQGSIIELDKLAGEPVDILVNNKLIAKGEVVVIDENFGVRVTDILSQWDRIQKLQ; this is encoded by the coding sequence TTGACGAATAACGAGTATTTGTCACAGGAAGAAATAGACGCATTGCTTAAACAGTCCGAATCGGATCATTCCGGAGGCGGAGGCGCCGTAACGGTTAATGATTATTTGACGCCGCTGGAGCAGGATGCGTTGGGGGAAATCGGGAACATAACCTTCGGCAGCGCCGCGACGGCTCTTTCAACCTTGCTGGGCAAGAAAGTTGAAATTACGACACCGAAAGTGTCCATCATTACGCGGGAGCAATTTGAATCCGAATTTCCCAAGCCGCATGTTGCAATTCATGTGACATACGTGGATGGATTCGAAGGGATTAATTCGCTTGTCATCAAAACGCGTGATGCTCAGGTTATTGCCGATTTGATGCTTGGCGGCGAAGGCAATCCTGGCGATCAGGAACTGAATGATATACATATCAGCGCCGTACAAGAAGCGATGAACCAAATGATGGGTTCGTCTGCAACGTCCATGTCGACGATCTTCAACCGGTTCGTGAACATATCGCCTCCGGGAATCGACATTTTGGATGTGGCGAGCGGCGATGGAGTTAGCAGCCTTCCGGCGGATCAGACCTTGATTAAGATTTCCTTCAGGCTGACCATCGGAGATCTAATCGATTCGACGATCATGCAGCTGCTGCCGATCCAGTTCGCCAAAGATATGGTCAACATGCTGATTAACGGCACTGAACCTATAGAGCAGATCATCGAGGAGACGGCGGCTGCCGTGGAAGCTCCTAAAAGTCCGGCAGCACAGGCGACGCCGCAGCCAATGCCAGAGCAGCCGGGAGCCGGTCAGCAGCCTCCTGCATACCCAGGGGGATACGGCGTGCCGGGACAGGGAGTTCCAGCCGCAATGTCTGGTTATGATCCGAATATGCCAATGCCGCCTTACGGCATGCCGCAGCATTACGGGGCACAGCATAACCGGAACGTGAACGTGCAGCCTGTGCAGTTTTCCAATCTGCAATCGGGAGCGCTTGGGTCGGTCGATCAAAACAATTTGAACTTATTAATGGACATTCCTCTTAAAGTCACCGTAGAATTAGGAAGGACCCAAAAGCAGATTAAGGATATCTTGGAAATGTCCCAAGGTTCCATTATTGAACTGGACAAGCTTGCCGGCGAGCCGGTGGACATTCTTGTGAACAACAAGCTGATCGCCAAAGGCGAGGTTGTCGTTATTGATGAGAACTTTGGTGTGCGTGTCACAGACATCCTCAGCCAATGGGACCGAATACAAAAATTACAATAA
- the fliJ gene encoding flagellar export protein FliJ encodes MRFQYAFQKIVDLKGNEKTQAEWMLSSAIGRLQEEKKSLGELLENKERMVNQLQEAAERKAPVAKIQEFQMYVQHLEQCIEKKHSDVKKADVNVQMKKTQLSHKMLDEKVWLKARDKAKSSFQQSMLLKEQNELDEMATVRFAMRAR; translated from the coding sequence AGATTTCAGTATGCGTTCCAGAAAATCGTGGATTTGAAAGGCAATGAAAAAACACAGGCTGAATGGATGCTGTCGAGCGCTATCGGCAGGTTGCAAGAAGAGAAAAAATCTCTTGGCGAGCTGCTTGAAAACAAGGAACGAATGGTGAACCAACTGCAGGAGGCCGCCGAACGGAAAGCGCCGGTTGCGAAAATCCAGGAATTTCAAATGTATGTGCAGCATCTGGAGCAATGCATCGAAAAGAAACATTCCGATGTAAAAAAAGCCGATGTCAATGTGCAAATGAAGAAGACGCAGCTTTCCCATAAAATGCTGGATGAGAAAGTCTGGCTGAAAGCCAGGGATAAAGCGAAAAGTTCCTTTCAGCAAAGCATGCTCCTGAAGGAACAGAATGAACTGGATGAAATGGCAACAGTAAGGTTCGCCATGAGAGCGAGATAG